Proteins from a single region of Tindallia magadiensis:
- the rsmG gene encoding 16S rRNA (guanine(527)-N(7))-methyltransferase RsmG: protein MNEKQKERMKDGMEEIGFSLTDHQLNQFKDYLELLQEWNQKMNLTAIKDADEILTHHFLDSATCSLYPTYGKCHHMLDLGTGAGFPGIPLKILFPEQSFVLMDSLNKRLVFLEKVKETLGLTSLDLVHARAEEAARQKFYRENFDAVVSRAVASLPVLLEYTIPFLKVDGWFFCQKGPQWKEEIEEAKRAMQVFSVQLEDSLEVKVPFTDLNHQLLVFRKTKATQKTYPRKAGTPSKKPILNSL, encoded by the coding sequence ATGAATGAGAAGCAGAAAGAAAGAATGAAAGACGGAATGGAAGAAATTGGGTTTTCTTTAACGGATCACCAACTTAATCAGTTTAAAGATTACTTAGAACTTTTGCAGGAATGGAATCAAAAGATGAACCTGACAGCAATCAAAGATGCGGATGAAATCCTTACTCATCATTTTCTTGATTCGGCCACCTGCTCCCTCTATCCAACCTATGGAAAATGTCATCATATGTTAGACTTAGGAACGGGAGCTGGTTTTCCGGGAATTCCTCTAAAAATTTTATTTCCAGAACAGTCTTTTGTGTTAATGGACTCCTTAAATAAAAGGTTGGTTTTTTTAGAAAAAGTAAAAGAAACCTTGGGACTCACCTCATTAGACTTAGTTCATGCCAGAGCAGAAGAAGCTGCCAGGCAAAAGTTTTACAGAGAAAACTTTGATGCGGTTGTGTCAAGAGCAGTAGCTTCTTTGCCGGTACTATTAGAATACACCATTCCATTTTTGAAAGTAGATGGATGGTTCTTTTGTCAAAAGGGACCTCAGTGGAAAGAAGAAATAGAAGAGGCTAAAAGAGCCATGCAGGTTTTCTCTGTTCAATTAGAAGACAGCCTAGAAGTAAAGGTACCTTTTACAGATTTAAATCATCAATTATTAGTGTTTCGGAAAACAAAGGCCACTCAAAAAACTTATCCAAGAAAAGCAGGAACTCCTTCCAAAAAACCAATTCTTAATTCGCTATAA
- the mnmG gene encoding tRNA uridine-5-carboxymethylaminomethyl(34) synthesis enzyme MnmG: MKFDAGNYDVIVVGAGHAGCEAALAPARMGYKTLLLTISLDAIAMLACNPSIGGTGKGHLVREVDALGGQMGLTTDEVFIQSKMLNTAKGPAVHSLRAQADKNQYHQSMKKTIENQENLELVQAEVVDLVIEDQQAKGVVARSGAIYRSQIVILATGVYLQSKIFIGEINYASGPSGMFPAQYLSEKLESYGIELRRFKTGTPARVDGKTVDYSKMNREDGDQEIVPFSFLNENIDIQQIPCWLSRTTEETKAVIEANLHRSAMYRGDIHSTGVRYCPSIEDKIIKFNEKPTHQFFLEPEGRDTCEMYVQGMSTSLPEEVQLQMYRTMIGLENVKIMRPGYAIEYDCIDPTQLHLSLEMKHIQNLFCAGQFNGSSGYEEAAAQGLIAGINAVMKIRGERAFVLDRSEAYIGVLIDDLVTKGTNEPYRMMTSRAEYRLVLRQDNADERLTEKAYQIGLATEERYQRYLQKREDVKKEMKRLEKTVIPPDQINAFLRKHKSAEVKVGISLKDAIKRPEISYEALEEIDRDRPSGIKREVAYQCEVQIKYQGYIDKQLKHVEQFKKMEQRPLSPELEYSSIKGLRLEAQEKLSTIKPTSLGQASRITGVSPADIQVLLVFLEQQRRMKSL, encoded by the coding sequence ATGAAATTTGATGCAGGTAATTATGATGTTATTGTAGTAGGAGCAGGGCATGCTGGTTGTGAAGCTGCTTTGGCACCTGCCAGAATGGGATATAAAACCTTATTATTAACCATCTCTTTAGATGCCATTGCTATGTTGGCTTGTAATCCTTCTATAGGAGGCACTGGAAAAGGCCATCTGGTGCGTGAAGTAGATGCCCTTGGTGGACAAATGGGATTAACTACGGATGAGGTTTTTATTCAAAGTAAAATGCTGAATACAGCCAAAGGTCCAGCCGTTCATTCATTAAGAGCGCAGGCCGATAAAAATCAATATCATCAGTCAATGAAAAAAACCATTGAAAATCAGGAAAACTTAGAATTAGTGCAGGCAGAAGTGGTTGATTTAGTGATTGAGGACCAGCAAGCCAAAGGTGTTGTCGCTCGAAGTGGCGCTATTTATCGAAGTCAGATCGTTATTTTAGCTACAGGAGTATACTTACAGAGTAAAATCTTTATTGGAGAAATAAATTATGCTTCTGGCCCCAGTGGAATGTTTCCTGCCCAATACCTTTCTGAAAAATTGGAGTCATATGGGATTGAACTGAGACGTTTTAAGACAGGAACTCCTGCCAGAGTAGATGGAAAGACAGTGGATTATAGTAAAATGAATAGAGAAGATGGAGATCAGGAAATAGTACCTTTCTCCTTCTTAAACGAAAACATAGACATTCAACAAATTCCTTGCTGGTTAAGTCGAACCACAGAAGAAACAAAAGCCGTGATTGAGGCAAACCTTCATCGGTCGGCTATGTATAGGGGAGATATTCATAGTACCGGGGTTCGTTACTGTCCTTCAATTGAAGATAAAATTATTAAATTTAATGAAAAACCGACCCATCAATTTTTCTTGGAGCCAGAAGGAAGAGATACCTGTGAAATGTATGTTCAGGGAATGAGTACGTCCCTTCCGGAAGAAGTTCAGCTTCAGATGTATCGGACAATGATCGGTTTAGAAAATGTAAAAATAATGAGGCCTGGGTATGCCATCGAATATGACTGTATTGATCCTACCCAACTGCACTTATCTTTGGAAATGAAACATATTCAGAATTTATTCTGTGCAGGACAGTTTAATGGTTCTTCTGGATATGAAGAAGCCGCTGCACAAGGATTGATTGCCGGGATTAACGCCGTAATGAAGATCCGTGGAGAAAGAGCCTTTGTCTTGGATCGGTCAGAGGCATATATAGGCGTACTGATTGATGATCTGGTGACAAAGGGAACCAACGAACCTTATCGGATGATGACTTCCCGTGCAGAATATCGATTAGTCTTAAGACAAGATAACGCTGATGAAAGGTTAACAGAAAAGGCCTATCAAATAGGATTAGCGACAGAAGAAAGGTATCAGCGATACCTTCAAAAGAGAGAAGACGTAAAAAAAGAAATGAAACGCTTGGAAAAAACAGTGATTCCGCCAGATCAGATCAACGCTTTTTTAAGAAAACATAAAAGTGCGGAGGTAAAGGTAGGGATTTCTCTTAAAGATGCCATCAAAAGACCAGAGATAAGTTATGAAGCTTTGGAAGAGATTGATAGGGATCGACCTTCTGGTATCAAAAGAGAAGTGGCATATCAATGCGAAGTGCAGATTAAATATCAGGGGTATATCGACAAACAATTGAAGCATGTGGAACAGTTTAAAAAAATGGAACAAAGACCATTGTCTCCGGAACTGGAATACAGCTCCATTAAAGGATTAAGATTGGAAGCACAGGAAAAATTGTCTACGATTAAACCAACCTCTTTAGGACAGGCTTCCCGAATTACCGGCGTATCACCGGCAGATATACAAGTTTTACTAGTCTTTTTAGAACAACAAAGAAGAATGAAATCATTATAA
- the mnmE gene encoding tRNA uridine-5-carboxymethylaminomethyl(34) synthesis GTPase MnmE, with protein sequence MEDTIAAISTASGEAGIGIIRISGTESLQKALMIYESKNGKKVTTLQDRRLTYGKIMDPHTGNMIDEALVCYMKAPHTYTAEDVVEIQCHGGYISLKRIMEALLDQGVRSAEPGEFTKRAFLNGRLDLSQAEAVMDLISSKTDLSHEAALGQLEGFLSGKVKKMRDQLLDLMAAMEVSIDFSEEEDIDEVTFEDVYEKTIPMMNDIQALIDSAKTGKIIREGLKTVIIGKPNVGKSSLMNALLKESRAIVTDIPGTTRDVIEEQLNLRGIPLVLMDTAGIRDTEDVVEKMGVERAKQLFDQADLVMMMLDASTPVTSEEVALLNMVQKRKALIIINKTDLPSVLDESSLPEWIDSDQILKLSLLESSGLLQLEEALENLVYDGEKNAKEKEMVTHLRHQQALEKAYDSLKEGVKALEARMPLDFVQVDYQEAMDQLGAIIGESVKEDLIDHIFSNFCIGK encoded by the coding sequence ATGGAAGATACCATAGCGGCCATTTCAACGGCTTCTGGAGAAGCTGGTATAGGGATTATACGAATTAGTGGTACAGAATCGCTGCAAAAGGCGCTTATGATCTATGAATCAAAAAACGGAAAAAAAGTAACAACCCTTCAAGACCGAAGGCTTACTTATGGAAAGATTATGGATCCGCATACTGGAAACATGATTGATGAAGCATTGGTATGCTATATGAAAGCACCTCATACTTATACAGCCGAAGATGTAGTAGAGATTCAGTGTCATGGCGGTTATATTTCCTTAAAAAGAATTATGGAAGCTTTGTTGGATCAGGGAGTTCGATCAGCGGAACCCGGTGAATTTACGAAAAGAGCTTTTTTAAATGGAAGATTAGATCTCTCTCAGGCAGAAGCCGTTATGGATTTAATTAGTTCTAAAACAGATCTTAGTCATGAAGCAGCTCTTGGACAATTAGAAGGATTTTTATCCGGCAAAGTAAAAAAAATGCGAGATCAGTTATTGGATCTGATGGCAGCCATGGAAGTGTCCATTGATTTTTCAGAAGAAGAGGATATCGATGAAGTAACCTTTGAGGATGTTTATGAAAAAACCATCCCTATGATGAATGACATTCAAGCCTTGATCGATTCAGCAAAAACAGGAAAAATTATTCGTGAAGGCTTAAAAACCGTTATTATAGGGAAACCGAATGTGGGAAAATCCTCCTTGATGAACGCTTTGTTGAAAGAATCTAGAGCCATCGTAACGGATATTCCAGGAACTACCCGGGATGTCATTGAAGAACAGCTGAATTTAAGAGGTATTCCCTTAGTCTTAATGGACACCGCCGGCATCAGAGATACAGAAGATGTGGTGGAAAAAATGGGAGTTGAAAGAGCAAAACAATTATTTGATCAAGCTGATTTAGTGATGATGATGCTAGACGCCTCCACTCCTGTTACTTCTGAAGAAGTGGCCTTACTCAATATGGTACAAAAGCGGAAAGCATTAATTATTATTAACAAAACAGATTTACCATCAGTTTTAGATGAATCTTCACTACCAGAATGGATAGATTCCGATCAAATTCTTAAACTGTCTTTACTGGAATCCTCCGGATTGCTTCAATTAGAAGAGGCTTTAGAAAATTTGGTTTATGATGGTGAAAAAAATGCCAAGGAAAAAGAAATGGTGACTCATCTCCGGCATCAGCAAGCCTTGGAAAAAGCATATGATTCCTTAAAAGAAGGTGTGAAGGCATTGGAAGCAAGAATGCCGCTGGATTTTGTTCAGGTAGATTATCAAGAAGCAATGGATCAATTAGGAGCCATTATTGGTGAAAGTGTTAAAGAAGACTTAATTGATCATATTTTTTCTAATTTTTGTATTGGAAAATGA